A single genomic interval of Lactococcus sp. S-13 harbors:
- a CDS encoding helix-turn-helix domain-containing protein, which yields MTIDLNRIKAERIANDLTQDEVAKRMGWKTRAAYAKRENGIVSIGANELIKLASIFGYDKEDLGIFFKANVPEKERN from the coding sequence ATGACTATTGATTTAAATAGAATCAAAGCAGAACGAATCGCAAATGATTTGACACAAGACGAAGTTGCTAAGCGAATGGGGTGGAAAACAAGAGCCGCTTATGCAAAACGAGAAAACGGCATTGTGTCTATTGGGGCTAATGAGCTTATCAAATTGGCTTCTATTTTTGGATACGATAAAGAAGATTTAGGCATTTTTTTTAAAGCAAACGTTCCCGAAAAAGAACGAAACTAG
- a CDS encoding Rha family transcriptional regulator, producing MNQLENTLTSLEVAEMVGRRHDHVLADIRQIISDLGEPKSGGSSETIDINTFFVESTYRSAQNKELPCYLVTKQGCEVFGNRMTGAKGTQFTVGYVGRFNQMEQHIKQQPDISNLSPELQMFNQMFQAVANQEQKLLEVNDKVDNISEIVALNTANWRNETGNFIRKIALKQGGGVAFKEINQQIYAEVERRGGFKFNIRLRNMQTRQIEKGYSKSAVKKLNKLDVIEADKKATQIYIQVVKEFAIKYQVELA from the coding sequence ATGAATCAATTAGAAAATACATTAACTTCATTGGAAGTTGCAGAAATGGTTGGGCGTCGCCATGACCACGTATTGGCAGATATTCGCCAAATTATTAGTGATTTAGGAGAACCGAAAAGTGGGGGCTCATCTGAAACCATTGATATTAACACGTTTTTCGTAGAAAGTACCTATCGTTCAGCTCAAAATAAAGAGTTGCCTTGTTATTTAGTTACGAAACAAGGATGCGAAGTTTTCGGTAACCGTATGACTGGGGCTAAAGGAACGCAGTTCACCGTAGGTTATGTCGGTCGTTTCAACCAAATGGAGCAACATATCAAACAACAACCAGATATTTCAAATCTTAGCCCTGAACTTCAAATGTTTAATCAAATGTTTCAAGCAGTAGCAAACCAGGAGCAAAAATTGCTTGAAGTTAATGACAAAGTAGATAATATTTCTGAAATTGTTGCTTTGAATACTGCTAATTGGCGTAACGAAACAGGTAATTTCATTCGTAAAATTGCACTAAAGCAAGGAGGAGGAGTTGCCTTTAAAGAAATCAATCAACAAATTTATGCAGAAGTAGAACGACGTGGTGGTTTTAAGTTTAATATTCGATTGAGAAATATGCAAACCCGACAAATAGAAAAAGGCTATAGCAAATCTGCAGTTAAAAAACTTAATAAGCTTGATGTTATTGAAGCAGATAAAAAAGCTACTCAAATTTATATTCAAGTAGTTAAAGAGTTTGCTATTAAGTACCAAGTGGAACTAGCTTAG
- a CDS encoding helix-turn-helix domain-containing protein: protein MEYKDDDYLTTQQVAEKFSIHDQTVYRRRKAMELFPQFKSGIFMNGRRFRYKEIRDFMQFVNTPEYKQELKKRQSVIK from the coding sequence ATGGAATATAAAGATGATGATTACTTGACTACTCAGCAAGTAGCGGAAAAGTTTTCCATCCATGACCAAACAGTTTATCGACGTAGAAAGGCAATGGAGCTATTTCCACAATTCAAGTCTGGTATTTTCATGAATGGACGTAGATTTCGATACAAAGAAATCAGAGATTTCATGCAGTTTGTAAATACTCCTGAGTATAAGCAAGAACTTAAAAAGCGCCAATCGGTTATCAAATGA
- a CDS encoding DUF2188 domain-containing protein, which yields MPGKNQHVVPDSNGGWNVKGAGNSKATANFRTQAEAINKAIQISQNQNSEMFIHGRNGRIRERNSYGNDPFPPKG from the coding sequence ATGCCAGGTAAAAATCAACATGTTGTCCCAGATAGTAACGGTGGTTGGAATGTTAAAGGAGCAGGAAACTCTAAAGCTACTGCAAACTTCAGAACTCAAGCCGAAGCTATTAACAAAGCAATTCAGATTTCTCAAAATCAAAACTCTGAAATGTTTATCCACGGCCGTAACGGACGAATCCGTGAACGTAACAGCTATGGCAATGATCCATTTCCGCCTAAAGGCTAA
- a CDS encoding helix-turn-helix domain-containing protein yields MLWSKIKNKLDEKNMTEYQLGKITGLGPQQIHQLKKRNSENPRWLTMIKIADALDISLDEFREKGK; encoded by the coding sequence ATGTTGTGGTCTAAGATAAAAAATAAACTTGATGAAAAAAACATGACTGAGTATCAACTTGGAAAAATAACAGGGCTCGGTCCACAACAAATTCATCAACTTAAAAAAAGAAACTCTGAAAATCCACGCTGGTTAACGATGATAAAAATAGCCGATGCGCTAGACATCAGCTTAGATGAATTTAGAGAGAAAGGAAAATAA
- a CDS encoding polymer-forming cytoskeletal protein → MENTLNNKYELTDDTITRFGVTMRRVKALKSFGSVEKGDVGGYIEDIKNLSVYGDAWVYGDAWVYGNAQVYGDARVYGDAWVSGDAQVYGDARVYGDAWVYGNAQVYGDAWVYCDAQVYGDARVYGDAQVYGDAWVYGDAWVSGDAQVYGDARVYGDAWVYGNAQVYGDAWVYGDAQVYGDARVYGDAWVYGNAQVYGDAWVYGDADYIVFKNNWSSGRYFTWTKSNDMWVVDCFYGTGRELIEKAYKDSESSGKHYEAYVNFVETLKGLSEKHD, encoded by the coding sequence ATGGAAAATACATTAAACAACAAATATGAATTAACCGATGATACAATCACACGATTTGGTGTCACGATGCGTCGAGTTAAAGCGCTCAAGAGTTTTGGAAGTGTAGAAAAAGGAGATGTTGGCGGATATATCGAGGATATCAAGAACTTGTCGGTCTATGGTGATGCTTGGGTCTATGGTGATGCTTGGGTCTATGGTAATGCTCAGGTCTATGGTGATGCTCGGGTCTATGGTGATGCTTGGGTCTCTGGTGATGCTCAGGTCTATGGTGATGCTCGGGTCTATGGTGATGCTTGGGTCTATGGTAATGCTCAGGTCTATGGTGATGCTTGGGTCTATTGTGATGCTCAGGTCTATGGTGATGCTCGGGTCTATGGTGATGCTCAGGTCTATGGTGATGCTTGGGTCTATGGTGATGCTTGGGTCTCTGGTGATGCTCAGGTCTATGGTGATGCTCGGGTCTATGGTGATGCTTGGGTCTATGGTAATGCTCAGGTCTATGGTGATGCTTGGGTCTATGGTGATGCTCAGGTCTATGGTGATGCTCGGGTCTATGGTGATGCTTGGGTCTATGGTAATGCTCAGGTCTATGGTGATGCTTGGGTCTATGGTGATGCTGATTACATTGTTTTTAAAAATAACTGGTCGTCTGGGCGTTACTTCACTTGGACAAAATCAAATGATATGTGGGTAGTCGATTGCTTCTATGGGACAGGAAGAGAGCTAATCGAAAAAGCCTACAAAGACAGCGAAAGCAGCGGTAAGCATTATGAGGCTTATGTTAATTTCGTTGAAACGTTGAAAGGATTGAGTGAAAAACATGACTGA
- a CDS encoding host-nuclease inhibitor Gam family protein has translation MTEKNERFEVTNDSQLNWALGKYKEHKIQFDEYDIQAEESRKILEEKYNSELYGIEQRRLKLQAEEQKEMDYFKGLAEQYYLTLETKNPKKTINGSVRFSKKENVSYDDNLLSELKEKGLNRFISVKTKTIESVDKKALKAFVKDGGQLMSEDGEIVEGFKFDKTEEFTVKV, from the coding sequence ATGACTGAAAAAAACGAACGCTTTGAAGTTACCAATGACAGCCAACTGAATTGGGCGCTTGGCAAATACAAAGAGCATAAGATTCAATTTGATGAGTACGATATCCAAGCCGAGGAATCAAGAAAAATCCTTGAAGAAAAATATAACTCGGAATTGTATGGCATTGAGCAACGTCGATTGAAACTTCAAGCTGAAGAACAGAAGGAAATGGACTATTTCAAAGGATTGGCTGAGCAGTATTATTTAACTCTTGAGACAAAGAATCCCAAGAAAACAATCAATGGTAGTGTTCGATTTTCAAAAAAGGAAAATGTTTCATATGACGACAATTTGCTCTCAGAGCTTAAAGAAAAAGGGCTCAACAGATTCATCTCTGTTAAGACTAAAACGATTGAGAGTGTCGATAAAAAGGCACTCAAAGCTTTTGTAAAAGATGGCGGTCAGCTTATGTCGGAAGATGGCGAAATCGTAGAGGGTTTCAAGTTTGATAAAACAGAAGAATTTACAGTGAAAGTTTGA
- a CDS encoding AAA family ATPase, translated as MTIKITKATDINRTENWKVLLYGKPGLGKTSAIKGLSGKTLVLDLDGSSRVLAGLKNVDVISFNREEPIQSMKEFLNESKNLINGYNTLVIDNLTAFEKDWFVARGLNSKNGIRNEIQDYGDYTNYFLRLISKIYSLPINIYATAWESKRDVDLEDGTKLTEYIPDVRNQVLNQLLGLTDVVGRIQVNPATHGRGAILEGSDGVYAKNRLDDRIACKIEDLFKFGQQSKQENTENGEQK; from the coding sequence ATGACTATAAAAATAACTAAAGCAACTGATATTAATCGAACTGAAAATTGGAAAGTACTATTATACGGGAAGCCAGGACTTGGAAAGACAAGTGCAATTAAAGGGTTATCTGGAAAAACTTTGGTTCTTGATTTAGACGGCTCAAGTCGTGTCCTTGCAGGCTTAAAAAATGTAGATGTCATTTCATTTAATAGAGAAGAGCCGATTCAATCAATGAAGGAATTCCTCAACGAGTCAAAGAACTTGATTAATGGCTACAATACCCTAGTAATTGATAATCTCACGGCATTTGAGAAAGATTGGTTTGTTGCTCGAGGGCTGAATAGTAAGAATGGAATTCGAAATGAAATTCAAGACTATGGAGATTATACAAACTATTTCTTAAGACTTATTTCAAAAATATATTCTCTGCCAATCAATATTTATGCTACAGCATGGGAATCTAAAAGAGATGTTGATTTAGAGGACGGAACCAAGCTGACAGAATATATCCCTGATGTCCGCAATCAAGTTTTAAATCAATTGCTTGGGCTTACTGATGTTGTAGGAAGAATCCAAGTTAACCCAGCAACACACGGAAGAGGGGCAATACTTGAAGGAAGTGACGGTGTCTATGCAAAGAATCGCTTAGATGATCGTATAGCATGTAAAATCGAAGACTTGTTTAAGTTTGGTCAACAATCAAAACAAGAAAACACAGAAAACGGAGAACAAAAATAA
- a CDS encoding single-stranded DNA-binding protein: MKFNRNEMSALSGQQFTVGAHLATITDVKNQKSKNGDPMFKFDIEGNNGETANNWFLFGKPWSDGNLQRILVSIEDNNQTIAPIDYGHNEQTLNFLKNKRVFILVKERTGTYIDKNGDEKAATGTEIKTFLSRPEFASFGGGQQTQQKANDQFGGSPMEISDDQLPF, encoded by the coding sequence ATGAAATTTAACAGAAACGAAATGAGTGCACTTTCAGGACAACAATTCACAGTAGGAGCGCATCTTGCAACAATTACTGATGTTAAAAATCAAAAATCTAAAAATGGCGATCCAATGTTCAAGTTTGATATTGAAGGTAATAATGGAGAAACTGCAAATAATTGGTTTTTGTTTGGTAAACCTTGGTCAGACGGTAACTTGCAAAGAATCCTTGTAAGTATTGAAGATAACAACCAAACCATTGCGCCGATTGATTATGGACACAACGAACAAACACTTAACTTCTTGAAAAATAAACGTGTATTTATTTTAGTAAAAGAACGAACTGGAACATATATTGATAAAAACGGAGATGAGAAAGCTGCGACAGGTACTGAGATTAAAACTTTCTTGTCACGACCAGAATTTGCTTCTTTCGGTGGAGGTCAACAAACACAGCAAAAAGCGAATGACCAATTTGGTGGGTCACCAATGGAAATTTCAGACGACCAACTACCATTCTAA
- a CDS encoding conserved phage C-terminal domain-containing protein, producing the protein MAQRRMFSKKIVETDFFMEMSPTAKLLYFYLNMSADDDGFVGNPKTIKLISGATDDDLKILIVKQFIIPFESGVVVIKDWKIHNYIRNDRYNETQYLEEKKQLVIAENGTYSKVGIPDVIPTVSTGKDRLGKDRLGKSNNTMSDKSDDVIPYSEILDYLNKKTSRSFRNVEANKKLIRTRWNEGYKLNDFKAVIDNMVINWSGKNFNGVPAENYLQPKTLFSNKFDSYLNQTQIKSGNNKTVKAAPEWSEAKTLKDRKYMTDEEVEALLNGLENT; encoded by the coding sequence GTGGCACAAAGAAGAATGTTTAGTAAAAAAATAGTTGAAACAGATTTCTTTATGGAAATGTCACCAACAGCAAAATTACTCTATTTTTACCTAAATATGAGTGCTGATGATGATGGTTTCGTTGGTAATCCTAAAACAATTAAATTGATTAGCGGAGCTACTGATGATGACTTAAAAATACTTATTGTCAAGCAGTTTATCATTCCATTTGAGAGTGGAGTTGTCGTAATCAAAGATTGGAAGATTCATAATTACATCAGAAATGATAGATATAACGAAACGCAGTATTTAGAGGAAAAAAAGCAGCTTGTGATAGCAGAAAACGGAACTTATTCAAAAGTTGGTATACCAGACGTCATACCAACGGTATCCACAGGTAAGGATAGGTTAGGTAAGGATAGGTTAGGTAAGAGTAATAATACTATGTCAGATAAATCTGACGATGTTATTCCTTATTCTGAAATTTTAGATTATCTAAATAAAAAAACAAGTCGTAGCTTTAGGAATGTTGAGGCAAATAAAAAGCTTATCAGAACAAGATGGAATGAAGGCTATAAGTTGAATGACTTCAAAGCGGTAATTGACAATATGGTGATCAATTGGTCTGGTAAGAACTTTAATGGAGTCCCTGCTGAAAATTATTTGCAGCCAAAAACGCTATTCTCTAATAAGTTTGACAGCTATCTTAATCAGACGCAGATCAAAAGCGGAAATAATAAAACTGTCAAAGCTGCTCCAGAGTGGTCAGAAGCCAAAACGCTCAAGGATCGAAAGTATATGACAGATGAGGAAGTGGAGGCATTGCTTAATGGCTTGGAAAATACCTGA
- a CDS encoding RusA family crossover junction endodeoxyribonuclease — MKFEIAMNPMASPRPRFSSRGGFTKAYMPKEYMAWKAQLLFKWKLLKLKQEVSGRPLFVKLGFYLEPPIALVKVKKNQAALEAERIPVVKKPDIDNLQKSVLDALNKHAWPDDNQISDIYAKKRYSLRPRIEIEVEEVEWL, encoded by the coding sequence GTGAAATTTGAAATAGCAATGAATCCGATGGCAAGCCCAAGGCCTAGATTTAGTAGTAGAGGCGGATTTACAAAAGCTTATATGCCCAAGGAATACATGGCTTGGAAAGCTCAGCTCTTATTCAAGTGGAAATTACTGAAATTGAAACAGGAAGTTTCAGGAAGGCCACTATTTGTTAAATTGGGATTTTATCTTGAGCCACCGATAGCGCTAGTAAAAGTAAAAAAGAATCAAGCAGCGCTTGAAGCAGAAAGAATTCCAGTAGTTAAAAAGCCGGACATTGATAATTTGCAGAAATCTGTACTTGATGCGCTAAACAAGCACGCATGGCCAGACGACAACCAAATCAGTGATATTTACGCAAAGAAGCGTTACAGCTTGCGACCACGGATTGAAATTGAAGTTGAAGAAGTAGAGTGGCTTTAA
- a CDS encoding DUF1125 domain-containing protein — protein MTVQDLLKTIEDPAVITFVDKENNELIIFEHGNSTDIFNAGFLWRKIITLTAKRNNEFEAILEDVKNETEN, from the coding sequence ATGACAGTACAAGATTTACTAAAAACGATTGAAGACCCAGCAGTAATTACTTTTGTGGATAAAGAAAATAATGAGCTTATTATTTTCGAGCATGGAAATAGTACTGATATTTTCAACGCTGGGTTCTTATGGAGAAAAATAATTACTCTAACCGCTAAAAGGAACAACGAATTTGAAGCTATTTTAGAGGATGTAAAAAATGAAACTGAAAACTGA
- a CDS encoding DUF1031 family protein: MAAFDTLTLLALYENVKQGYLSGRRNSVWIDVPGDTKGVRNSKQQQVQIYRDICSLYNQGRPMSYPHLFKLLERKLKETIIVLD; encoded by the coding sequence ATGGCAGCATTTGACACGCTAACGCTTCTGGCGCTTTATGAGAATGTAAAGCAGGGTTATTTATCAGGTCGGAGAAACTCTGTCTGGATTGACGTTCCAGGCGATACAAAAGGCGTTAGGAACTCGAAGCAGCAGCAGGTACAAATTTACCGAGATATTTGTTCGCTTTACAATCAGGGCAGGCCCATGAGTTACCCACATCTTTTTAAATTACTGGAGCGGAAATTGAAAGAAACGATTATCGTTTTGGATTGA
- a CDS encoding LPXTG cell wall anchor domain-containing protein, whose protein sequence is MKKTITLLTVAAIAAASGTSAGADTINGVQVTSNDGHTITLADGSIARIDGNHVYMDGIGEVILAPDIVPPAVPSQQAPQRQSTPQAPVQGVPTPKQETPQPIYQTPQVPETPQEPTKTPNQPLQQVENVPVKTYPQDNTPLPTQTAETFPVTVIEDRPNKSNITQGATETTQKPETFPTTTIKDTEKVEPIKVPTETAPIKTVSEPTKDAKPVEQIETIVSIAPQTPQKQADSIKTTSQPITPKPTQTLTQTPRLATAILPTTGTDDSLSNIATIVGVVIMLLASVGAFIARKENKHTKEFK, encoded by the coding sequence ATGAAAAAAACAATCACACTCTTAACAGTGGCAGCGATCGCAGCCGCAAGCGGAACAAGCGCAGGAGCGGACACGATCAATGGCGTGCAAGTCACAAGCAATGACGGTCACACGATTACGCTTGCTGACGGCTCAATCGCACGCATTGACGGCAATCACGTATATATGGACGGCATAGGCGAGGTTATTCTTGCGCCTGACATTGTACCTCCAGCCGTGCCAAGTCAGCAAGCGCCACAGCGACAATCGACACCACAAGCGCCAGTTCAAGGAGTGCCGACACCGAAACAGGAAACACCGCAACCAATTTATCAAACGCCACAAGTGCCTGAAACACCACAAGAGCCAACTAAAACACCTAACCAACCTTTACAACAGGTAGAAAACGTGCCAGTTAAAACTTATCCACAGGATAATACACCTCTACCAACTCAAACAGCCGAAACTTTCCCGGTTACTGTTATTGAAGACCGTCCGAACAAGTCTAACATTACGCAAGGAGCAACTGAAACAACTCAAAAACCTGAAACTTTCCCAACCACAACAATTAAAGACACTGAAAAAGTTGAACCAATTAAAGTTCCAACCGAAACAGCACCAATTAAAACGGTAAGCGAGCCAACAAAGGACGCAAAACCAGTCGAACAAATTGAAACAATTGTTAGTATTGCCCCGCAAACCCCACAAAAGCAAGCTGATAGCATTAAAACAACGAGCCAACCTATCACACCAAAGCCAACTCAAACGCTAACACAGACCCCACGATTAGCCACAGCAATACTACCAACAACTGGTACAGATGATAGCTTATCAAACATCGCAACTATTGTAGGAGTGGTTATCATGCTCCTTGCAAGCGTTGGGGCTTTCATCGCACGAAAAGAAAACAAACACACAAAGGAGTTTAAATAA
- a CDS encoding helix-turn-helix domain-containing protein yields the protein MATTSNRIKELRKKRGITLVELAEKIGIKKSTISSYETRGINPNAEKAQILADFFDVDVKYLLGYTDMPVRYEGAQDFDLDWIIKTYIQANESEKEFIKSAIKLVGDRLNLEGLNETILGN from the coding sequence ATGGCAACAACTTCGAATAGAATTAAAGAACTACGGAAAAAAAGGGGGATAACCCTTGTAGAACTTGCAGAAAAAATAGGAATAAAAAAATCTACCATATCAAGCTATGAAACAAGAGGAATTAATCCTAATGCAGAAAAAGCTCAAATTCTTGCAGATTTTTTCGATGTAGATGTAAAATATCTACTTGGCTATACTGATATGCCAGTTCGATACGAGGGCGCTCAAGATTTTGACTTAGATTGGATTATTAAAACTTATATTCAAGCAAATGAATCAGAGAAAGAATTTATAAAAAGTGCTATTAAATTAGTTGGCGATAGACTTAACTTGGAGGGATTGAATGAAACAATATTGGGTAATTGA
- a CDS encoding DUF1660 domain-containing protein produces the protein MCKLFGHDLRFNCLYNIHPYCRRCGLQVRWLDIWLDKHMD, from the coding sequence ATGTGTAAGCTGTTCGGGCATGATTTAAGATTCAATTGTCTGTATAATATTCACCCATATTGCAGGAGATGTGGGCTGCAAGTAAGATGGCTTGATATTTGGCTTGATAAACACATGGATTGA
- a CDS encoding DUF722 domain-containing protein, which produces MADRLDMLLSDYMTGMLQVKINSRERWITREKHEERIGSGGSSSNTAPQERNYLIKEADKELGRLNDQKQTLDELMEVIHGTKVKEIIIARFKYRLSWSKVGQRIFLDEDAARKQYASFKKTLRDGLWRSTLG; this is translated from the coding sequence TTGGCGGATAGATTAGATATGTTATTAAGTGATTACATGACAGGTATGCTTCAAGTTAAAATCAATTCGAGAGAACGCTGGATCACTCGTGAAAAACATGAGGAAAGAATCGGAAGCGGTGGGAGTAGTTCAAACACCGCACCACAAGAGCGCAACTATTTGATTAAGGAGGCTGATAAGGAACTTGGCAGACTTAATGATCAGAAGCAAACACTCGATGAGTTGATGGAAGTGATACACGGAACAAAAGTAAAAGAAATTATAATCGCTCGTTTTAAATATCGTTTGTCGTGGTCAAAAGTTGGACAAAGGATATTCTTAGATGAAGATGCTGCAAGAAAACAATATGCATCATTTAAAAAAACACTGAGAGATGGATTATGGAGAAGTACTTTGGGCTGA
- a CDS encoding IS6 family transposase, translating to MNHFKGKQFQKDVIIVAVGYYLRYNLSYREVQELLYDRGINVCHTTIYRWVQEYSKVLYHLWKKKNRQSFYSWKMDETYIKIKGRWHYLYRAIDADGLTLDIWLRKKRDTQAAYAFLKRLHKQFGQPRVIVTDKAPSIGSAFRKLQRNGLYTKTEHRTVKYLNNLIEQDHRPVKRRNKFYRSLRTASTTIKGMETIRGIYKKNRRNGTLFGFSVSTEIKILMGITA from the coding sequence ATGAATCATTTTAAGGGCAAACAATTCCAAAAAGATGTGATTATTGTCGCAGTAGGTTACTACCTCCGTTACAATCTGAGCTATCGTGAAGTTCAGGAATTGCTTTATGACCGTGGAATAAATGTTTGTCACACTACGATTTATCGTTGGGTTCAAGAATACAGTAAAGTGCTCTATCATCTCTGGAAAAAGAAAAATAGACAGTCCTTCTATTCGTGGAAAATGGATGAAACCTATATTAAAATCAAAGGTCGTTGGCATTATCTCTATCGAGCAATTGATGCGGACGGTTTAACCTTAGATATCTGGTTACGAAAGAAACGAGACACGCAGGCGGCGTATGCTTTCTTAAAAAGGCTCCATAAACAGTTTGGACAACCTAGAGTCATCGTAACTGATAAAGCACCCTCTATTGGCTCTGCATTTAGAAAGTTACAGAGAAATGGGTTATACACCAAAACAGAGCATCGAACCGTGAAATATCTCAATAACTTAATTGAGCAAGATCATAGACCAGTCAAACGTCGCAATAAATTTTATCGAAGTCTCCGGACTGCCTCAACCACGATTAAGGGCATGGAGACCATTCGAGGAATATACAAAAAGAACCGAAGAAATGGAACGCTCTTCGGCTTTTCGGTCTCTACTGAAATAAAAATTTTAATGGGAATAACAGCTTAA
- a CDS encoding NADPH-dependent FMN reductase, translating into MKLIAIVGTNSQKSTNRQLLQYMQKHFANQAEIEVVEIKDLPMFNKPESKILPENVLALAQKIDEADGVIIGAPEYDHAIPAVLMNALAWLSYGIFPLLNKPVMITGASYGTLGSSRAQAQLRIILNSPELKASVMPGSEFLLAHSLQAFDGEGNLIDLETVEKLEALFTDFRLYVKMTAKLTSAQKLLHKEAENFDWENL; encoded by the coding sequence ATGAAACTTATCGCGATTGTTGGTACAAACTCCCAAAAATCAACGAATCGACAGTTGTTACAATATATGCAAAAACATTTTGCCAATCAAGCTGAGATTGAAGTGGTTGAAATCAAAGACTTGCCCATGTTCAACAAGCCCGAAAGCAAAATTCTCCCTGAAAATGTTCTTGCTCTTGCCCAAAAAATTGACGAAGCAGATGGTGTCATTATCGGTGCGCCTGAATATGACCACGCGATTCCCGCCGTCTTGATGAACGCACTCGCTTGGCTATCTTACGGCATTTTTCCCCTACTCAACAAACCCGTCATGATTACAGGGGCATCTTATGGAACGCTCGGCTCGTCCCGCGCCCAAGCACAATTGCGTATCATCTTAAACTCGCCAGAGCTCAAAGCTTCCGTGATGCCAGGCTCAGAATTTTTGCTCGCTCACTCATTGCAAGCTTTTGACGGCGAAGGCAATTTAATTGATTTGGAAACCGTTGAAAAGCTAGAAGCCCTCTTTACCGATTTTCGACTTTACGTCAAAATGACGGCCAAACTTACAAGCGCCCAAAAATTACTGCACAAAGAAGCAGAAAATTTTGACTGGGAAAATTTATAA